One genomic region from Sphingobacterium sp. UGAL515B_05 encodes:
- a CDS encoding FAD:protein FMN transferase: MGLRWNLCLLFFVTICCSDVQAQIPSTKLHKIRLEGPAQGTQFHITYFASDSLVRRSEVDSILTAIDLSMSIYRKDSRISKFNTDTVISIVMDSHMAKVIKASFKYHKLSKGQFDITIAPLVNLWGFGANKSPVAPDSATVLKAKELVGMHYLKVSGNRLIKKKKGIKIDVNGIAQGYTVDVLADYLGRKGIANYMVEVGGEIRALGTPPGGQGFSIGIVQPDDAGGEELMTAVAQLKEGALTTAGSFEKFIKYKGKKLGHHIDPVSGFPYMTDILSVSVYAKTAMEADVLDNYFMGMEPEQIKTKAKKLKGVEVFVIFKNKNQSIEAIYSDGFGKLFKN, translated from the coding sequence ATGGGATTAAGGTGGAATTTGTGTCTTCTATTTTTTGTCACGATTTGTTGCAGTGATGTACAGGCGCAAATACCATCAACGAAACTCCATAAAATTCGGCTGGAGGGACCCGCGCAAGGCACCCAATTCCATATCACTTACTTCGCTTCCGACAGTCTTGTTAGACGGTCGGAAGTTGACAGTATTTTAACGGCGATCGATTTGTCGATGTCAATTTATCGGAAGGACTCCAGAATATCCAAGTTCAATACAGATACGGTAATATCTATCGTGATGGATAGTCATATGGCCAAGGTGATAAAAGCTTCCTTTAAATATCATAAATTATCGAAAGGTCAATTCGATATTACTATTGCCCCGCTAGTCAACCTATGGGGCTTTGGTGCTAATAAGAGTCCGGTCGCTCCAGATTCGGCGACGGTGCTAAAAGCGAAGGAACTGGTGGGAATGCACTATTTGAAGGTTAGCGGCAATCGGCTGATCAAAAAGAAGAAAGGGATTAAAATAGATGTCAATGGTATTGCCCAGGGCTATACGGTGGATGTTTTGGCCGACTATCTTGGGCGAAAGGGAATTGCCAATTATATGGTAGAGGTCGGTGGTGAAATCAGGGCTTTGGGGACTCCGCCAGGTGGGCAGGGCTTTTCTATTGGTATTGTTCAGCCCGATGATGCGGGTGGAGAGGAATTGATGACCGCTGTTGCGCAGCTCAAAGAAGGGGCGCTGACAACGGCAGGCAGTTTCGAAAAGTTTATTAAGTACAAAGGGAAAAAATTGGGTCATCATATCGACCCTGTCTCGGGTTTTCCATACATGACCGATATCTTGAGTGTCAGCGTCTATGCGAAGACTGCTATGGAAGCGGATGTACTGGACAATTATTTTATGGGCATGGAACCCGAACAAATTAAGACAAAGGCCAAAAAATTGAAGGGTGTGGAGGTTTTTGTCATTTTTAAAAATAAAAATCAGTCCATTGAAGCGATTTATTCGGATGGATTTGGTAAATTATTTAAAAATTAA
- a CDS encoding GMC oxidoreductase: MATNTYDAIVIGSGISGGWAAKELTEKGLKTIMLERGRNIEHIKDYTAPNKNPWEWPHAGGRTQQMIEDYPVLRRDYPLNEKNLDFWVNEKESPYTEVKRFDWYRGYHVGGRSLMWGRQSYRLGDLDFEANLKDGHGVDWPIRYKDIAPWYSYAEKFAGISGNRDGVPSLPDGDYMPAMAMNIVEKDLAERLKKQYGGQRHFIMGRTANITVPHHDRVNCQYQNQCWLGCNFGAYFSTQSATLPAAKKTNNLTLRPFSIVTKIIYDKNTKKAKGVEIVDAETNQTYEFFAKVIFVCASALNSTWVLMNSATDVWEGGLGSSSGELGHNLMDHHFRCGAGGKIDGYLDSYVYGRRPTGLYVPRFVNVEGDTKKRDYVRGFGYQGAAGRGRWSGAVAEMEVGGAWKDAICEPGDWTVGFTAFGETLPYHENKITLDKSKKDKWGLPVLSFDAEIKDNELKMRGDMQNEMKEMLESIGVKDTYTYDNVYGLGQGIHEMGTARMGRDPKTSVLNGNNQVWDALNVFVTDGACMTSAGCVNPSLTYMALTARAVDFAVSELKKGNI, encoded by the coding sequence ATGGCAACAAATACTTATGACGCAATTGTAATCGGTTCGGGGATAAGTGGTGGATGGGCTGCGAAAGAATTGACAGAGAAAGGGCTGAAAACAATTATGCTGGAGCGTGGTCGTAACATTGAACACATCAAGGATTATACTGCGCCAAATAAAAATCCATGGGAATGGCCTCATGCTGGCGGTCGTACGCAACAAATGATCGAAGATTATCCGGTTTTGCGTAGAGATTATCCTTTGAATGAGAAGAACCTGGATTTTTGGGTAAATGAAAAAGAGAGTCCATATACCGAAGTAAAACGTTTTGACTGGTACCGTGGGTATCATGTTGGTGGACGTTCTTTAATGTGGGGAAGACAATCTTATCGTTTGGGCGATTTGGATTTTGAAGCTAACTTAAAAGATGGCCACGGTGTGGATTGGCCGATTCGTTATAAGGATATTGCCCCTTGGTATAGTTATGCTGAAAAATTTGCGGGAATCTCTGGAAATAGAGATGGTGTGCCATCTTTGCCCGATGGAGATTACATGCCTGCAATGGCGATGAATATTGTTGAAAAAGACCTGGCTGAGCGTTTGAAAAAACAATATGGTGGTCAACGTCATTTCATCATGGGTAGAACAGCAAACATTACTGTTCCGCATCATGACCGTGTAAATTGTCAATATCAAAATCAATGTTGGTTGGGCTGTAATTTTGGTGCTTATTTCAGTACGCAATCGGCGACTCTTCCTGCAGCAAAAAAGACAAATAACTTGACTTTGCGTCCTTTTTCCATCGTAACAAAAATTATCTACGATAAAAACACGAAAAAGGCAAAAGGCGTTGAGATTGTTGATGCTGAAACAAACCAAACTTATGAGTTTTTCGCTAAAGTGATTTTTGTTTGTGCATCTGCATTGAACTCGACTTGGGTGTTGATGAACTCGGCTACAGATGTTTGGGAAGGCGGACTTGGTAGTAGCAGCGGTGAATTGGGCCACAATTTGATGGATCACCATTTCCGTTGTGGTGCTGGTGGTAAAATAGATGGCTATTTGGATAGTTATGTTTATGGCCGTAGACCAACAGGTTTATATGTACCACGTTTTGTGAACGTCGAAGGTGATACCAAAAAACGCGACTATGTACGCGGATTTGGCTACCAAGGTGCTGCGGGTCGTGGACGTTGGTCTGGTGCAGTAGCCGAGATGGAAGTAGGTGGCGCTTGGAAAGATGCAATCTGTGAGCCAGGCGACTGGACGGTTGGCTTCACCGCATTTGGGGAAACCTTGCCATATCACGAAAATAAAATTACACTTGACAAGAGCAAAAAAGATAAATGGGGCTTACCTGTATTGTCTTTTGACGCTGAGATTAAGGATAATGAATTGAAGATGCGTGGTGACATGCAAAATGAAATGAAGGAAATGTTGGAAAGCATTGGCGTAAAGGATACCTATACATACGATAACGTATATGGTCTGGGTCAAGGTATCCACGAAATGGGAACTGCGCGTATGGGACGTGATCCAAAAACTTCTGTCTTAAATGGTAACAATCAGGTTTGGGATGCATTGAATGTTTTCGTAACGGACGGCGCTTGTATGACTTCTGCAGGTTGTGTCAACCCTTCATTAACGTATATGGCGCTTACTGCTCGTGCGGTTGATTTCGCAGTGAGCGAATTGAAAAAAGGTAACATCTAA
- a CDS encoding TolC family protein — protein sequence MKRNFILLIFLYSIMFQARAQEILTLEDALKTTLSNNFNILLAKNDNNIDIENTSLGSAGMLPAVTGSFNRSNSIQNSRQVRADGQVQQISNAKNDNMSYGVNLNWTIFDGLGMFARRDRFKEIQRQGEAEIKYQVITQLSEVMATYYNLVQQKRLLNALDTTITLSRYRVTLAENRLEIGKGSKLDLLNAKVDLNTDQTNLLRQQESFKNTKTYLNQLMTRDLSLDFQIEDEMKLDTDLKLGNLIEIADRQNPQIQLAIINNRVAELNLKAVKAERYPKIGLNSGYNWNESHSSLGFSTENKNRGLTYGVSASLNIFNGFLQNRNERIAKFQIKGSELQIQQQKQDIQAQVRTLFQTYITNMELANVERKNEELAKENLNITMDKFRIGTITTLEVRTAQLNYINVITRSYTAQYDAKVSEIRLKELTGETY from the coding sequence ATGAAGAGAAATTTCATCCTACTAATATTCCTTTACTCCATCATGTTTCAAGCTCGTGCACAAGAGATACTGACCTTGGAAGATGCGCTAAAAACAACGTTGAGCAATAACTTCAATATTCTTTTGGCTAAAAATGACAACAATATTGATATAGAAAATACCAGCCTAGGAAGCGCTGGTATGCTTCCGGCAGTAACAGGATCGTTCAACAGAAGCAACTCCATCCAGAACTCAAGACAGGTTAGGGCAGATGGTCAAGTACAGCAGATTTCCAATGCAAAAAACGATAACATGTCTTATGGAGTCAACCTAAACTGGACGATATTCGATGGATTGGGCATGTTCGCCCGTCGCGATCGCTTCAAAGAAATACAACGTCAAGGGGAAGCGGAGATTAAATATCAAGTGATTACCCAGCTCAGCGAAGTCATGGCAACCTACTACAATCTGGTGCAGCAAAAGCGTCTGTTAAATGCCCTGGATACAACCATCACCTTATCGAGATACCGTGTCACGCTTGCCGAAAATCGCCTGGAGATCGGAAAAGGCTCCAAGCTTGACCTTCTGAATGCAAAAGTCGATTTGAATACCGATCAGACAAACCTGCTCAGACAGCAGGAAAGCTTCAAAAATACCAAGACTTACCTCAATCAGCTGATGACGCGCGACTTGAGCCTGGATTTTCAAATTGAAGACGAAATGAAACTTGATACGGATCTTAAACTTGGTAATCTGATCGAAATTGCCGATCGACAAAATCCGCAGATTCAGCTTGCCATCATCAACAATCGGGTGGCCGAGCTCAACTTAAAAGCAGTTAAGGCCGAACGTTATCCCAAAATTGGCTTAAATAGTGGGTACAACTGGAATGAATCCCACTCCTCCCTCGGTTTCTCGACAGAAAACAAAAATAGAGGTCTTACCTACGGCGTATCGGCTTCCCTTAATATTTTCAATGGATTTCTGCAAAATAGAAACGAACGGATTGCCAAATTTCAGATTAAAGGCTCAGAGCTACAGATACAGCAACAAAAACAAGATATCCAGGCTCAGGTCAGAACCCTATTCCAAACCTACATCACCAATATGGAGCTGGCGAATGTAGAACGGAAAAATGAGGAACTGGCAAAAGAAAATTTAAACATCACGATGGATAAATTCCGTATCGGTACCATCACAACCTTAGAAGTAAGAACAGCGCAGTTAAACTACATCAATGTAATCACACGTAGCTATACAGCACAATATGATGCGAAGGTATCTGAGATACGCTTAAAAGAGTTAACAGGCGAAACGTATTAG
- a CDS encoding gluconate 2-dehydrogenase subunit 3 family protein — protein MNRREALQRVALILGGTVIGANLFLEGCTRSATKDVQALFEAKTTDLLGDLAEAILPATATPGAKEAGVGSFIPVMVRDCYTEKQQKAFLTGLGSLDDKAKEVKGKPFLELSAEDRTAVAAALDKEANEFNKKQAEDQKDIIEKNKEKQNQLYNYVENDPPHWFTMFKQLTLTGFFNSELGCTKALRFVKIPGRFDGNLPYKKGDKAFA, from the coding sequence ATGAATAGAAGAGAAGCATTACAACGAGTTGCCTTAATTTTAGGGGGTACCGTTATCGGCGCTAATTTATTTTTGGAAGGTTGTACACGCTCAGCAACAAAAGATGTACAAGCCTTGTTTGAAGCGAAGACAACCGATTTATTAGGTGACTTGGCTGAAGCAATTTTACCAGCTACCGCAACTCCGGGTGCGAAAGAAGCAGGGGTAGGAAGTTTTATTCCGGTCATGGTTCGCGATTGTTATACGGAGAAGCAACAAAAAGCATTTTTAACTGGTCTGGGGAGCTTGGATGATAAAGCAAAAGAGGTAAAAGGAAAACCATTCCTGGAGCTTTCTGCTGAAGACAGAACAGCTGTTGCCGCTGCTTTGGATAAAGAAGCAAATGAGTTTAATAAAAAGCAAGCTGAAGATCAGAAAGATATCATCGAGAAGAACAAGGAGAAACAAAATCAATTGTACAATTATGTTGAGAACGATCCACCACATTGGTTCACGATGTTCAAACAGTTGACATTGACTGGTTTCTTTAACTCAGAGCTGGGTTGTACCAAAGCTTTGCGATTTGTGAAGATCCCAGGAAGATTTGATGGTAACCTTCCTTACAAAAAAGGTGATAAGGCATTTGCATAA
- a CDS encoding hydroxypyruvate isomerase family protein, which yields MKRSDFIKGSLLAAGAGLAGQTFASTTQNTANTMDKGKTFNLNYAPHQGMFKNHAGDNFLDEIRYMYDLGFRGIEDNGYLGRTLDEQKKIGDLLAKLGMTMGVFVVDGGQNWMPSLATGKQEYLDKFVETCKKSVEAAKRCNAKWLTVVPGFYERKLPWGNQFSNILTAMRKGAEIFEPHGLVMVLETLSDTPDLFLQQTHETYALCKAVNSPSCKILYDIYHMQRTEGDLIANMNRCWDEIAYIQIGDNPGRKEPTTGEINYKNVFKHIHSKGYKGIMGMEHGISKPGKEGEDRLVAAYREVDSFL from the coding sequence ATGAAGAGATCGGATTTTATTAAAGGTAGTCTTTTGGCCGCCGGGGCAGGACTAGCTGGACAGACTTTTGCGTCAACCACTCAAAATACAGCAAATACGATGGATAAAGGAAAGACATTTAACTTAAATTATGCCCCGCATCAGGGGATGTTCAAAAATCATGCAGGTGACAATTTCCTAGATGAAATTCGGTATATGTATGATTTGGGATTTCGTGGAATAGAAGATAATGGCTATTTGGGCAGAACATTGGATGAGCAGAAGAAGATCGGTGATTTATTGGCTAAGTTAGGCATGACCATGGGTGTATTTGTTGTGGATGGCGGACAAAACTGGATGCCTTCTTTAGCGACAGGTAAACAGGAGTATTTGGACAAGTTTGTCGAAACATGCAAGAAATCTGTCGAAGCTGCCAAGCGTTGCAATGCAAAATGGCTGACTGTGGTACCTGGCTTTTATGAAAGAAAACTACCTTGGGGTAATCAGTTCAGCAATATACTTACTGCGATGCGTAAGGGTGCGGAGATCTTTGAACCACATGGTTTGGTGATGGTTTTGGAAACCTTAAGTGATACACCAGATCTATTTTTGCAGCAAACTCATGAGACCTATGCTTTATGTAAGGCTGTGAACAGTCCATCCTGTAAAATCTTATATGATATTTATCATATGCAACGTACCGAGGGAGATTTAATTGCAAATATGAATCGCTGCTGGGATGAAATTGCTTATATTCAAATCGGCGATAATCCAGGTCGTAAGGAACCGACTACAGGAGAGATCAATTATAAAAACGTATTCAAACACATTCATAGTAAAGGATATAAGGGTATCATGGGGATGGAACATGGTATTTCCAAACCTGGTAAAGAGGGTGAGGATCGCTTGGTGGCAGCTTATCGGGAGGTCGATAGCTTTTTGTAA
- a CDS encoding Gfo/Idh/MocA family protein — protein MENNSNKTSRRGFIKSAATAAAAFMIVPRHVLGGNGFTAPSDKLQVAGIGVGGKGFSDINAFHDSGKADLAFLCDVDDRRAAGALKRYPKAKYYKDYREMLDKEHKRIEAVSVSTPDHQHAIQALAAMQLGKHVYVQKPLTHDVWEARALTHAAKKYKVVTQMGNQGASNDGPRFVREWYEAGLIGDVHTVYCWTDRPVWPSGIAWPTGKAEVPKELDWDLWLGTAPYKEYVDKLVPFNWRGWWDYGTGALGDMGCHLLEVPFSTLGLTYVQDVQATVGSVYVDEFKRGYFPESCPPSSHATLTFPKTPRTNGPVTLHWMDGGIQPARPDELGPNEIFGDGGNGILLVGTKGKILADTYGQNARLLPTSRKEQVAQKYARVPGQEGGHYAQWVEACQAGYGKKEVSSPFEIAGPLTEALLMANLAIRGADLRIDGKYPGRNLKLLWDNDNMRVTNFDNVNQYVKRNYRQGWEMKYNF, from the coding sequence ATGGAAAATAACTCAAATAAGACGAGTAGAAGAGGTTTTATAAAGAGCGCGGCAACAGCTGCTGCGGCTTTTATGATCGTCCCTCGCCATGTATTGGGCGGAAATGGCTTTACAGCTCCAAGTGACAAATTACAAGTAGCAGGTATTGGTGTAGGGGGTAAAGGTTTTAGTGACATCAACGCATTTCATGATTCAGGAAAAGCAGATTTAGCTTTCTTGTGTGATGTGGACGATCGTCGCGCTGCCGGTGCGTTGAAACGTTACCCGAAAGCAAAATATTACAAAGACTACCGTGAGATGTTGGATAAGGAGCACAAACGTATAGAAGCCGTTTCTGTATCAACTCCAGATCATCAACATGCGATTCAAGCGCTTGCAGCTATGCAATTGGGTAAACACGTGTACGTTCAAAAACCGTTGACTCACGATGTATGGGAAGCGAGAGCATTGACGCATGCAGCTAAGAAATATAAGGTTGTTACCCAAATGGGAAATCAAGGTGCATCAAATGATGGACCACGTTTTGTACGTGAATGGTACGAAGCAGGTCTGATCGGTGATGTACATACGGTATATTGTTGGACAGATCGTCCGGTATGGCCTTCAGGTATTGCATGGCCTACAGGCAAGGCTGAAGTTCCAAAAGAATTGGATTGGGATCTTTGGTTAGGTACAGCGCCTTATAAAGAATATGTCGATAAATTGGTGCCTTTCAACTGGCGTGGCTGGTGGGATTACGGTACAGGTGCATTGGGCGATATGGGCTGTCACTTGTTGGAAGTTCCTTTCAGTACTTTAGGATTGACTTATGTACAAGATGTACAGGCTACTGTAGGATCGGTGTATGTGGATGAGTTCAAACGCGGATATTTCCCTGAAAGTTGCCCTCCATCGAGCCATGCGACATTAACTTTCCCTAAAACACCACGTACAAATGGTCCGGTGACTTTACATTGGATGGATGGTGGTATTCAGCCTGCTCGTCCGGATGAATTAGGTCCAAACGAAATTTTTGGTGACGGTGGTAACGGTATCTTACTTGTTGGTACAAAAGGGAAAATCCTTGCAGATACCTACGGTCAGAATGCGCGTTTATTGCCAACGTCAAGAAAAGAGCAAGTGGCTCAGAAATATGCCCGTGTACCGGGACAAGAAGGCGGACACTACGCACAATGGGTTGAAGCTTGTCAAGCTGGATACGGCAAGAAAGAAGTGAGTTCACCTTTTGAAATAGCAGGTCCGTTGACAGAAGCTTTATTAATGGCTAACCTGGCGATCAGAGGTGCTGATTTACGTATTGATGGCAAATACCCTGGACGTAACTTAAAGTTGTTGTGGGATAACGATAATATGCGTGTCACAAACTTTGATAACGTTAATCAGTATGTAAAACGTAATTACAGACAAGGTTGGGAAATGAAATATAATTTCTAA
- a CDS encoding acyl-[acyl-carrier-protein] thioesterase, producing the protein MEKSVFEKEWEIYFTQCYSNGRIRFSDLSNILQLTAGEHANAVGFGFKEMAKHNQTWVLSRIRIEIARLPKWMDHVKVKTWVQELAGARSTRNFEITVNGQIYVTATSYWAVINTVKRSSEALAISTEDFTTYPDRPATQQPFSKLDISQTVKNIDEYSVRLSDLDIVNHANNVKYLDWCMDRLPIELVLTNQIRSLEMNYLRELRYNDTVEINGDATYQGYFMTVTKQQRIHFALAIETK; encoded by the coding sequence ATGGAAAAATCTGTTTTTGAAAAAGAGTGGGAAATTTATTTCACGCAATGCTATTCAAACGGCCGCATTCGTTTCTCCGATTTATCCAATATCCTGCAGCTTACCGCGGGAGAACATGCCAATGCCGTCGGATTCGGTTTTAAAGAAATGGCCAAACATAACCAAACCTGGGTACTTAGCCGCATCCGCATAGAGATTGCACGGTTGCCCAAATGGATGGACCATGTCAAGGTAAAAACTTGGGTTCAGGAATTAGCGGGCGCACGCTCAACACGGAATTTCGAAATTACAGTGAATGGACAGATCTATGTTACTGCAACCAGTTATTGGGCTGTCATCAACACCGTGAAAAGGAGCTCTGAAGCGCTCGCAATTTCGACCGAAGATTTTACCACCTATCCTGATCGCCCGGCAACACAACAGCCATTTTCAAAATTGGATATTTCCCAGACCGTCAAAAATATTGATGAATATAGCGTCAGGCTTTCCGACCTGGATATTGTCAATCACGCCAACAATGTAAAATACCTGGACTGGTGTATGGACAGATTGCCCATTGAGCTTGTATTGACCAATCAGATCAGATCCTTAGAGATGAATTATCTGCGTGAGTTACGCTATAATGATACCGTTGAAATTAACGGTGATGCAACATATCAAGGTTACTTTATGACGGTTACTAAACAGCAACGAATCCACTTTGCTTTGGCAATAGAAACAAAATAA
- a CDS encoding nucleoside permease, which yields MSSTIKFKLSFMMFLEFFIWGGWFVTLGTFLSKNLNATEFEKANVFSTQSLGAIIAPFIVGMIADRYFNAERILGVLHLVGAVLMYQMYGAADMSTFYPYVLAYMILYMPTLALTSSVSFRQLTNPEKQFSGIRIWGTIGWIVAGLVISYFWDAKASEGALKNTFLLSGVASLVLGVFSFALPKTPPVKLDETEKPSFASIIGLDAIKLLKDKNFFIFFISSVLICIPLAFYYSNANPFLSEIGLENATGKMTIGQGSEVLFLLALPIFFTRFGFKKTILVGMLAWVIRYLLFAYGNAGELSFMLLIGIALHGICYDFFFVSGQIYTDSKAGVKYKSAAQGLITLATYGVGQLIGFWVAGYVGDKYKEMKTTDLAGFWNHTWVVPAIIAAVVFFIFLAFFKDEKIDSTNAAH from the coding sequence ATTTCATCAACAATAAAATTTAAACTATCCTTCATGATGTTCCTCGAATTTTTTATTTGGGGGGGATGGTTTGTCACATTAGGTACTTTTTTGAGCAAGAATTTGAATGCAACAGAATTTGAAAAGGCTAATGTATTTTCTACACAATCATTGGGTGCTATTATCGCTCCCTTTATTGTCGGAATGATTGCGGACCGTTATTTCAATGCGGAACGTATTTTGGGTGTTTTACACTTGGTCGGTGCGGTATTGATGTATCAGATGTATGGTGCTGCAGACATGTCGACATTTTATCCGTATGTTTTGGCCTATATGATACTTTACATGCCAACATTGGCTTTGACTAGTTCAGTTTCTTTTCGCCAATTGACAAATCCGGAAAAACAATTCTCAGGAATACGTATCTGGGGAACTATTGGCTGGATCGTAGCTGGTTTAGTTATCAGTTATTTTTGGGATGCAAAAGCATCAGAAGGAGCATTAAAAAATACTTTCCTATTATCGGGTGTTGCTTCTTTAGTATTGGGTGTATTTTCTTTTGCACTGCCTAAAACGCCACCGGTTAAATTGGATGAAACCGAAAAACCATCCTTTGCATCAATCATTGGTCTGGATGCGATCAAATTGTTAAAAGACAAAAACTTCTTTATCTTTTTCATTTCTTCGGTATTGATCTGTATTCCTTTGGCATTTTATTATTCGAATGCAAACCCTTTTCTTTCTGAGATAGGGCTAGAAAATGCTACTGGTAAAATGACAATCGGTCAGGGCTCTGAGGTACTGTTCTTATTGGCCTTACCAATTTTCTTTACAAGATTTGGCTTTAAGAAGACAATTTTAGTCGGTATGTTGGCTTGGGTAATCCGTTATCTATTATTTGCTTATGGCAATGCGGGCGAATTATCGTTCATGTTGTTGATCGGTATTGCATTGCACGGTATCTGTTACGACTTTTTCTTTGTTTCGGGACAGATTTATACGGATAGCAAAGCTGGCGTTAAATACAAATCAGCAGCACAGGGCTTGATCACTTTGGCAACCTATGGCGTTGGACAGTTGATCGGTTTCTGGGTAGCGGGTTATGTAGGAGACAAATACAAAGAAATGAAAACAACAGACCTAGCGGGATTTTGGAATCATACCTGGGTTGTACCTGCTATTATCGCAGCTGTTGTATTTTTTATCTTTTTAGCTTTTTTCAAAGACGAAAAGATCGACAGTACAAATGCTGCACACTAA